A genome region from Brevibacillus laterosporus includes the following:
- a CDS encoding ABC transporter permease, whose amino-acid sequence MNTNHDHLESPRHSNSELPFHSTPEGYQKVPFCCVIPIPHGFELTSYCKPKLIYLLNCVGLVTETCRKTVKVDDCGNAEVDLHMLKVKGCIPFITNVEVKPIGKQTGCSSESHSKEISICCTESICVDHVLKCSVERIPHHHLDCHNVVVCDLKAIPTHEDHCQFVKIMGNFQFHYV is encoded by the coding sequence ATGAATACTAATCATGATCATTTGGAGAGCCCACGTCATTCTAATTCAGAATTACCATTCCATTCTACACCGGAAGGATATCAAAAGGTACCGTTTTGTTGTGTGATTCCTATCCCTCATGGATTTGAACTTACATCTTATTGTAAACCAAAGTTGATCTATCTTCTGAATTGTGTAGGGCTCGTAACAGAAACATGCAGAAAAACGGTTAAAGTTGATGACTGCGGTAATGCAGAAGTTGACTTACACATGTTAAAAGTAAAAGGATGTATCCCTTTTATTACCAATGTAGAAGTGAAACCAATAGGTAAACAAACAGGATGTTCTTCTGAGTCCCATAGTAAAGAAATTTCTATTTGTTGTACCGAAAGTATTTGTGTGGATCATGTACTGAAATGTAGTGTAGAACGCATCCCCCATCATCACTTGGATTGCCATAATGTAGTCGTTTGTGATTTGAAAGCAATCCCTACACATGAAGATCATTGTCAGTTCGTTAAAATTATGGGGAACTTTCAATTTCATTATGTATAG